Proteins from a single region of Scytonema millei VB511283:
- a CDS encoding type 1 glutamine amidotransferase domain-containing protein → MKILILMTNSATLTLSTGEKHASGFWAEEFVLPYQIFQQEGYEIDVATIGGLAPSVDKTSIDPNFMPYVRPVGSQVDDSAQAREFVKFIEASSDLKKPLNLDEFTKAQVASYDGIFLSGGHGAMQDMPKSDTMTQLFRWAIELDKPIAAVCHGGSGLLALRTPEGDWPFEGYRMTCFSHEEELVTPIAGMLPFILQFEIERLGGIYEKADVIWGSHVVEDRNLVTGQNPYSSDAVAKAFAKKLNKVKVPA, encoded by the coding sequence ATGAAGATTCTCATACTGATGACCAACTCAGCTACCCTCACCTTGTCAACCGGAGAGAAACATGCTTCAGGATTTTGGGCTGAGGAGTTCGTCCTCCCTTATCAAATCTTTCAGCAAGAGGGATACGAAATTGATGTAGCGACAATAGGTGGTCTTGCACCGAGCGTGGATAAAACCAGCATCGATCCGAACTTCATGCCATACGTCAGACCAGTAGGATCGCAGGTAGATGACTCCGCGCAAGCCAGAGAGTTTGTTAAGTTTATTGAGGCATCATCCGATCTCAAAAAACCCCTGAATTTGGATGAATTTACTAAAGCACAAGTCGCCTCCTACGATGGTATTTTCCTGAGTGGAGGTCATGGTGCGATGCAGGATATGCCGAAGTCGGATACGATGACGCAACTCTTCCGTTGGGCGATCGAGTTAGATAAGCCAATCGCAGCTGTTTGCCACGGAGGCAGTGGACTTTTAGCGCTGAGAACCCCCGAAGGTGACTGGCCGTTTGAGGGCTACCGCATGACCTGCTTCTCCCACGAGGAAGAACTGGTGACACCAATAGCAGGGATGCTACCCTTCATACTACAGTTTGAGATAGAGCGGTTAGGTGGCATTTACGAGAAAGCAGATGTTATCTGGGGTTCGCATGTAGTAGAAGACCGCAACCTTGTCACGGGGCAGAATCCTTATTCCTCTGATGCGGTAGCCAAAGCCTTTGCTAAGAAATTAAACAAAGTTAAAGTTCCAGCTTAG
- a CDS encoding SDR family NAD(P)-dependent oxidoreductase, with the protein MDLQLRDKRALITGSSSGIGEGIAKVLAQEGAIVVIHGRKEEQANRVAQEITSGGGKAVVAIGDLSTDEGACQTADKALQSLGGVDILVNCAGMFLNRGWMDTPTEGWLQMYNANVVSMVRMIRLLVPQMKELGWGRIIQIASTEATQPFANMPDYAATKAAILNLTVSLAKELAQTGVTINSISPGIVRTLGLERFFRETAAIRGWGTDWAEIEKNVLKEIWYNQVGRLARVEDIANLVAYVASPLADFINSANLRVDGGGTSTVN; encoded by the coding sequence ATGGATTTACAGCTACGTGACAAGCGGGCGCTGATTACCGGAAGTAGTAGCGGTATTGGTGAGGGCATTGCGAAGGTGCTGGCTCAGGAAGGCGCGATCGTTGTCATACACGGTCGAAAGGAAGAACAGGCGAATCGAGTAGCTCAGGAGATTACCTCAGGTGGCGGAAAGGCAGTAGTTGCCATTGGAGATCTCTCAACCGACGAAGGCGCATGTCAAACAGCAGACAAAGCATTGCAGTCTCTTGGCGGCGTGGACATTTTGGTCAATTGTGCGGGCATGTTTCTCAACCGAGGCTGGATGGACACTCCGACTGAGGGATGGCTGCAAATGTACAACGCCAACGTGGTTTCTATGGTGCGCATGATTCGCCTTCTCGTACCCCAAATGAAGGAACTCGGCTGGGGGCGTATTATCCAGATTGCCAGCACAGAAGCGACGCAGCCTTTTGCAAATATGCCCGACTACGCGGCTACCAAAGCGGCAATCCTCAATTTGACGGTGAGCCTAGCCAAGGAGTTAGCACAAACGGGGGTAACGATCAACTCAATCAGCCCCGGCATTGTCCGAACTTTAGGACTTGAGCGTTTTTTCCGCGAAACTGCAGCTATCAGAGGCTGGGGTACGGACTGGGCGGAGATTGAAAAAAACGTACTCAAAGAGATTTGGTACAACCAAGTCGGTCGTTTGGCACGGGTTGAAGACATCGCAAATCTTGTTGCTTATGTAGCAAGCCCCCTTGCGGATTTCATCAATAGCGCGAACCTCCGAGTGGACGGTGGTGGCACAAGTACTGTCAATTGA
- a CDS encoding antibiotic biosynthesis monooxygenase family protein translates to MVIEIIRYNIPAGQEAAFESAYEQAQQYLAESPNCLGYQLAHCVEEPNRYILRIDWDSIEGHMQGFRNSSYFPKFFQLVSPYFKSVDEMQHYKETPIYLKK, encoded by the coding sequence ATGGTGATTGAAATCATTAGGTACAATATTCCCGCCGGTCAAGAAGCTGCTTTTGAATCTGCTTACGAACAAGCGCAGCAATATTTAGCAGAATCTCCTAACTGTCTGGGCTATCAGCTGGCTCACTGTGTAGAGGAACCGAATCGTTACATTCTTCGTATTGATTGGGATTCCATTGAAGGTCATATGCAGGGTTTTCGGAACAGTTCGTATTTCCCAAAGTTTTTTCAATTGGTATCCCCTTACTTTAAGTCAGTTGATGAAATGCAGCATTACAAGGAAACACCTATTTACCTGAAAAAATAA
- a CDS encoding SDR family oxidoreductase — MTDRLYGKVALVTGASSGIGQATALAFARAGAKVVAASRRDAEGQETVRRIQEAGGEALFIKTDVSKAAEVEALVNKTMDTYGRLDCACNSAGVISASSLLTDVSEDEWDRHINVNLKGTWLCLKYEIPAMLKQKSGAIVNLASAASIVAFAGYAAYAATKGGILALTRSAAIEYAKSGIRINVVSPGSINTDMLNSATDDIVSQLAAAHPVGRVGEPEEVAEAVVWLCSKAASFVTGHNMLIDGGYSVQ, encoded by the coding sequence ATGACAGATCGATTGTATGGAAAAGTTGCCCTTGTCACTGGGGCTTCATCAGGTATTGGTCAGGCAACAGCACTTGCATTTGCACGCGCTGGAGCGAAAGTCGTGGCTGCCAGCCGTCGCGATGCCGAGGGGCAGGAGACCGTGCGCCGCATACAAGAGGCAGGAGGTGAAGCCCTTTTCATCAAGACTGATGTGTCAAAGGCGGCTGAAGTAGAAGCGCTGGTCAACAAAACTATGGATACTTACGGTCGTTTAGACTGCGCTTGTAACAGCGCTGGTGTCATCTCGGCATCCAGTCTACTCACCGATGTGTCAGAAGATGAATGGGATCGTCATATCAACGTAAACCTCAAAGGAACGTGGCTTTGTCTCAAATACGAGATCCCAGCAATGCTCAAACAGAAGAGTGGGGCGATTGTGAACTTGGCTTCTGCCGCTAGTATCGTTGCTTTTGCGGGCTATGCCGCTTACGCTGCGACTAAAGGCGGAATCCTTGCCTTAACGCGATCGGCAGCGATAGAGTATGCCAAGTCTGGTATCCGTATTAATGTCGTGAGTCCTGGTTCCATCAATACCGATATGTTGAACAGCGCCACTGACGATATAGTTTCTCAACTTGCAGCAGCACATCCCGTGGGACGTGTTGGCGAACCAGAGGAGGTAGCGGAAGCTGTGGTGTGGTTGTGTTCAAAAGCAGCTTCCTTCGTCACCGGACACAATATGCTGATCGATGGGGGATATAGCGTCCAGTAA
- a CDS encoding xanthine dehydrogenase family protein molybdopterin-binding subunit produces MANKILGTSVKRREDPELLRGEAKFTADITLPHMLHMAILHSDRGHALIQSIDTSAAERMPGVVRVITGADTSSIMPLPCIMNPGGAESRFPSYPYGLPGAQTVLATDRVRYIGEFVAVVVALTRQQAYDALPAIEVKYEPLPAIVNAEEALQPDAPQLHNTVPNNLNQYISHGDKQATEQAIANAEVVVKQRIRYQRVIHNPVELRASIGDYNPETGEYTLWTNTQIPHGNRFLLSQLVMGIPYNKLRVIAPHIGGGFGSKGYLYPDTALVLFLSKELGRPVKWVDTRRGLARSTVQARDQIQYVTIAGTKEGQITALHCTNYANLGAYPATNGPGAPAILTGCSITGAYAIAHPFYEVYCMFTNLVPNGPARGAGRAEAIFLIERMVDLFARQIGMDPAEVRRKNMVAADRFPYKNGLGWTYDSGNYEVALDKALTTIDYNNIAQRKAEARTRGKRLGVGIGSYVAIAGVGPCPLMARDIGLNGSTWGSAHIRVHPTGDITLITGAQPHGQGQVTSFSQIIAEVLGVDLEQIEVLHSDTKGAIYAQGSYGSRSFSVEGATVYKATQKIDAKARQMAAHIFKVAESDVVVDRGKFYVKGAPEQFKTLKEIALALWYAWDLPAGMEPGLEAIAYFDPPDFNYPFGTHIALVEIDEQTAQIEVVRYVAVDDFGNVGNPTIVDGQTHGNIHFGISQALFEEAVYDRDGRILTDEFTTYAIAKASQLPKFELDRTVTPTPHNPLGAKGAGDVSITAVPPAIVNAICNALSDLGVTHIDMPVTPEKVWRMMHETPRNNES; encoded by the coding sequence ATGGCTAACAAAATCTTAGGGACATCAGTGAAGCGACGCGAAGACCCAGAACTTCTGCGAGGGGAAGCTAAGTTCACAGCCGACATCACGTTGCCTCATATGCTGCATATGGCAATTTTGCATAGCGATCGCGGTCATGCACTGATCCAAAGTATAGATACTAGTGCCGCAGAGCGAATGCCTGGGGTTGTACGGGTGATTACTGGAGCTGATACTAGTTCCATTATGCCCCTACCGTGCATCATGAATCCTGGTGGCGCAGAATCCCGTTTTCCCTCCTACCCCTACGGACTCCCCGGAGCCCAAACTGTTCTAGCTACAGACAGAGTTCGTTACATCGGTGAATTTGTAGCAGTGGTGGTCGCCTTAACCCGTCAGCAAGCTTATGATGCCCTGCCAGCGATCGAGGTGAAATACGAGCCGTTACCGGCGATCGTCAATGCAGAAGAAGCGCTTCAGCCCGATGCACCTCAACTACACAACACAGTACCCAACAATCTCAACCAGTACATCTCTCACGGAGATAAACAGGCGACGGAGCAGGCGATCGCCAATGCTGAGGTGGTCGTCAAGCAAAGAATCCGCTACCAACGAGTCATCCATAACCCCGTAGAACTTCGCGCTTCCATCGGCGATTACAACCCCGAGACTGGGGAGTACACTCTGTGGACGAATACCCAAATTCCTCATGGAAACCGCTTTCTGCTCTCTCAACTCGTGATGGGTATTCCCTACAACAAGCTGCGTGTCATCGCTCCCCATATTGGCGGTGGCTTTGGTTCCAAAGGTTATCTTTACCCAGATACGGCGCTTGTACTTTTTTTATCTAAGGAGTTAGGTCGCCCTGTCAAGTGGGTTGACACGCGCCGAGGCTTAGCCCGCTCTACAGTGCAAGCTCGCGATCAAATCCAGTATGTAACTATAGCTGGGACAAAAGAAGGTCAAATTACTGCACTTCATTGCACGAACTACGCCAATTTAGGAGCTTACCCAGCTACGAATGGACCAGGCGCTCCTGCAATCCTCACAGGTTGCAGCATTACCGGAGCCTATGCGATCGCGCATCCCTTCTACGAAGTCTACTGTATGTTTACTAACCTTGTTCCCAATGGTCCGGCTCGGGGTGCTGGTCGTGCTGAGGCAATTTTCCTCATTGAGCGCATGGTCGATCTCTTTGCACGGCAGATCGGCATGGACCCGGCTGAAGTCCGTCGTAAAAATATGGTTGCTGCCGATCGCTTTCCCTATAAGAACGGTCTGGGCTGGACTTATGACTCTGGCAACTATGAGGTAGCGCTCGATAAAGCTCTAACGACAATCGATTACAACAACATCGCACAGCGGAAGGCGGAAGCTAGAACGCGCGGCAAACGTCTCGGAGTTGGAATTGGTTCGTATGTCGCGATCGCAGGTGTTGGTCCCTGCCCCCTAATGGCTAGAGATATAGGGTTGAATGGGAGTACTTGGGGAAGCGCCCATATCCGCGTTCATCCAACGGGTGATATCACTCTGATTACTGGGGCGCAACCTCACGGTCAGGGTCAGGTGACATCTTTTTCTCAGATTATCGCTGAGGTGCTTGGTGTTGATTTAGAGCAAATTGAAGTGCTGCACTCCGATACTAAGGGTGCTATCTATGCACAAGGCAGCTATGGTTCGCGCTCCTTCAGCGTGGAAGGAGCGACAGTGTACAAAGCTACCCAAAAGATCGACGCGAAAGCACGTCAAATGGCAGCCCACATCTTCAAAGTGGCAGAGTCAGATGTGGTAGTCGATCGAGGTAAATTTTATGTTAAAGGTGCGCCCGAGCAGTTCAAAACTTTAAAGGAGATTGCACTGGCGCTTTGGTACGCTTGGGATTTACCAGCAGGGATGGAACCTGGTTTGGAAGCGATCGCCTACTTCGATCCACCAGATTTCAATTATCCCTTCGGCACTCACATTGCCCTAGTCGAAATTGACGAACAAACCGCTCAGATTGAAGTCGTTCGTTATGTAGCGGTAGATGACTTCGGAAATGTGGGAAACCCAACGATCGTGGATGGTCAAACGCACGGTAATATCCATTTTGGTATCAGTCAAGCCCTGTTTGAAGAGGCTGTATACGATCGCGACGGACGAATTCTGACGGACGAATTTACGACATACGCGATCGCCAAAGCTTCGCAGTTACCCAAGTTTGAACTCGATCGCACTGTCACACCTACTCCCCATAACCCGCTTGGAGCGAAAGGTGCAGGTGATGTCAGCATTACAGCTGTACCTCCGGCGATCGTCAACGCTATTTGTAACGCCCTTTCCGACTTGGGGGTCACTCACATCGATATGCCTGTAACGCCAGAAAAAGTTTGGCGGATGATGCATGAAACCCCCAGGAATAATGAGTCTTGA
- a CDS encoding FAD binding domain-containing protein: MIPGQFDYAAPETLEAAVNLLKENEGAKILAGGHSLLREMKLGRVSPLLLVDLGKIQGLQGIGLNRDPNGVVQIGVMTTYAQTANALKVKENYRALAEAALSIGDAQIRNWGRIGDIFAYRDLACDLPAAALVLEATFNTIDPSGHRAILAEEFINASFNLGLEPGEIVTSIDLPPYVTGTNSAYEKFQHPASGYTICGIATLIRRSSSGIVSKCRVAVTGAHAHAIRLRQVEAALEGKAPTTKNIAAAANLATESVSISQEASQVLNSLSNNYISTEYRTHLTGVLTARSLTRATERVEIRNYT; encoded by the coding sequence ATGATTCCAGGTCAATTTGACTACGCTGCACCTGAAACTCTGGAAGCTGCGGTGAATCTGCTAAAAGAGAACGAGGGAGCAAAGATTCTTGCCGGTGGTCACAGCTTACTGAGAGAAATGAAGCTAGGTCGAGTCTCCCCCTTACTACTAGTAGATCTAGGAAAAATTCAGGGCTTGCAAGGGATTGGACTCAATCGCGATCCGAACGGTGTCGTCCAAATTGGTGTTATGACTACCTATGCCCAAACTGCTAATGCCCTCAAGGTCAAGGAAAACTATCGCGCTCTGGCTGAAGCAGCGTTGAGCATTGGTGATGCCCAGATCCGCAACTGGGGCAGAATTGGTGACATCTTTGCCTATCGTGACCTAGCCTGCGATTTACCTGCCGCTGCTTTGGTTCTAGAAGCAACGTTCAACACGATCGATCCAAGCGGTCATCGTGCGATTCTGGCTGAAGAGTTCATCAACGCCTCTTTCAATTTAGGGCTGGAGCCTGGTGAAATCGTCACTTCGATCGATCTGCCACCCTATGTTACCGGAACTAATAGTGCCTACGAAAAGTTCCAGCACCCAGCCAGTGGCTATACCATTTGTGGCATTGCGACCTTGATTAGGCGATCGTCCAGCGGTATTGTGAGCAAATGCCGTGTGGCTGTTACTGGCGCTCATGCTCATGCTATCCGTCTGCGTCAGGTCGAGGCAGCACTGGAGGGCAAAGCACCGACAACAAAAAACATTGCGGCTGCGGCTAATCTGGCGACAGAAAGCGTGTCCATAAGCCAGGAAGCTAGCCAAGTACTGAATAGCCTTTCTAACAACTACATCTCCACAGAGTATCGCACTCATTTAACGGGTGTGCTTACTGCTCGATCGCTCACTCGCGCTACCGAACGTGTCGAGATTCGCAATTATACTTGA
- a CDS encoding glycosyltransferase family 2 protein → MLETEFSSFVTNPLVSILINNYNYGQFLGEAIDSALNQTYYNVEVIVVDDGSTDNSPNVIAGYGDRIISIFKKNGGQASAFNAGFLASKGEIICILDSDDAFDRTKVEKIVEIFQLNSDIGWCYHPLKLLDYSKNTVIRSDPDGISSHKVDFRQQVRQGKLPYFVPATSGLCFQRSLLQQLLPMPVAQNISLGDHYIKFTALALSSGFFLNEDLAIQNVHENNAFTLDFFHGNKKQVEARILTLTAYWMRKKFPVMINFANKIFGIGLGIYWQTGGIEPGCKSFIEEYLSNTSAIEKIEIYLRAYYHANPLFLSIRRFRLLRDLQRVKTIADTGEHSTVTTPI, encoded by the coding sequence ATGTTGGAAACGGAATTCAGTAGTTTTGTCACAAATCCGTTAGTTAGTATTCTGATTAATAACTATAATTACGGTCAGTTTTTAGGAGAGGCGATTGACAGCGCCCTTAACCAAACTTATTATAACGTTGAGGTAATTGTCGTTGATGATGGTTCTACTGATAATTCTCCTAACGTGATTGCTGGATACGGCGATCGCATTATTTCAATTTTCAAAAAAAATGGCGGACAAGCTTCTGCTTTTAATGCAGGGTTTCTTGCTAGCAAAGGTGAAATTATTTGCATTTTAGATTCCGATGATGCTTTTGACCGAACGAAGGTAGAAAAAATTGTTGAAATTTTTCAACTAAATTCAGATATTGGTTGGTGCTATCATCCTCTCAAGTTGCTCGACTATAGTAAAAATACGGTTATAAGAAGCGATCCAGATGGCATCTCTAGCCACAAAGTAGACTTTAGACAACAGGTACGGCAAGGAAAATTACCATATTTTGTTCCAGCGACATCAGGACTTTGTTTTCAGCGATCGCTACTTCAACAACTCCTACCAATGCCAGTTGCTCAAAATATCTCCTTAGGAGATCATTACATCAAATTTACAGCTTTAGCATTATCATCTGGATTCTTTCTAAATGAGGACTTAGCCATTCAGAATGTTCATGAAAATAATGCTTTTACCTTAGATTTTTTTCATGGTAATAAGAAACAAGTTGAAGCCAGAATCTTAACTTTAACTGCTTATTGGATGCGAAAGAAATTTCCAGTTATGATTAATTTTGCTAATAAAATTTTTGGCATTGGTCTGGGTATATATTGGCAAACAGGTGGCATTGAGCCAGGGTGTAAGTCCTTTATTGAGGAATACCTGTCTAATACTTCCGCAATAGAAAAGATTGAAATCTATTTGCGGGCATATTATCATGCAAATCCACTTTTTCTAAGCATTCGACGTTTTCGGTTGCTCCGCGATCTGCAACGAGTCAAAACAATCGCAGATACTGGAGAACATTCGACTGTCACCACACCCATCTAA
- a CDS encoding ABC transporter ATP-binding protein, with amino-acid sequence MPSPLLCLHQVTRQFSRRSQPAVCGVSLSLPAGDLLALLGPSGCGKTTLLRLIAGFEQPQNGTIDIAQRRVSGDGHWLPPEQRNVGMVFQDYALFPHLTVSQNIAFGLDRSSKITKQVKDALALVNLTGMENRYPHQLSGGQQQRVALARAIAPRPALILLDEPLSNLDAQVRLRLRHELRAILKAAGVSAILVTHDREEALSIADRVAVMCNGYLEQIDTPEYLYQQPASRFVAEFVTQANLIPAQRRGDVWQTEIGTIPVSLTGDRDRQDAVDLMVRQEEIVLTPVPTSQILIRDRQFLGREYRYVLHTPSGREIVARTPTNTYLAVNTPVQLEIATQKLQLYPTT; translated from the coding sequence ATGCCCTCTCCCCTTCTCTGTCTGCATCAGGTCACTCGACAATTTTCCCGCCGAAGTCAACCCGCCGTCTGTGGGGTTTCCCTATCGTTGCCAGCAGGCGATTTACTAGCGCTGCTCGGTCCTTCTGGTTGTGGTAAAACTACGCTCCTGCGGTTAATTGCTGGATTTGAACAGCCCCAGAACGGCACGATTGACATTGCCCAGCGGCGGGTATCGGGCGACGGGCATTGGTTGCCCCCAGAACAGCGGAATGTGGGGATGGTGTTTCAAGACTACGCCTTGTTCCCGCATCTCACGGTGAGTCAAAATATTGCATTTGGCTTAGATCGCTCCTCTAAAATTACGAAGCAGGTGAAAGATGCACTCGCCTTAGTCAATCTGACTGGCATGGAAAACCGCTATCCTCACCAACTCTCTGGGGGACAACAGCAGCGTGTTGCTCTCGCTCGTGCCATTGCTCCGCGTCCGGCGCTAATTTTGCTTGACGAACCGCTGAGCAATCTGGATGCACAAGTGCGATTGCGGTTGCGGCACGAGTTGCGGGCGATCCTTAAAGCTGCGGGTGTATCAGCAATACTGGTCACGCACGATCGCGAAGAAGCGCTATCAATCGCCGATCGGGTTGCAGTCATGTGCAATGGTTATCTGGAGCAAATTGATACGCCAGAGTACCTATATCAGCAACCAGCATCGCGGTTTGTTGCCGAGTTTGTCACCCAAGCCAATCTGATTCCAGCTCAGCGACGAGGTGATGTGTGGCAGACAGAAATCGGCACTATCCCTGTTTCCCTAACTGGCGATCGCGATCGGCAGGATGCAGTCGATCTGATGGTGCGCCAAGAAGAGATCGTTCTCACCCCCGTTCCTACCAGTCAAATTTTAATTCGCGATCGCCAGTTCCTCGGACGCGAATATCGCTACGTCCTCCATACGCCTAGCGGTCGTGAAATCGTGGCGCGGACTCCTACAAACACTTATTTAGCGGTTAACACTCCAGTGCAGCTAGAGATCGCCACCCAAAAGTTACAGCTTTATCCTACAACCTAA
- a CDS encoding ABC transporter permease yields MPTLDSHRIFKRSWNSWTFLVIAIALLILAPIGVVLSSVLTNSGTVWNHLLATVLPDYISSSLWLMLGVGLCTVAIGVGTAWLVTMCRFPGQRLLEWALLLPLAAPAYVLAYVYTELLEFYGPVQLALRDMFGWTSVNDYWFPTVRSLGGAIAIISLVLYPYVYLLSRVAFLEQSVCTLEASRLLGCNPWRSFTRVALPLARPAIVAGVSLVLMETLNDFGTVQYFAVNTFSVGIYRTWFGMGDRIAASQLSALLLVFVLLLIGLERWSRQQTRYHHTGRYQRLSAFKLRGWRAIAAVIVCGLPIALGFLIPAGRLLYMATSDITHNFSQRFWELSRHSLILAAVTAIVAVVVSPILAYGLRLSSNWGMQVAVRTATVGYAIPGAVIAVGVLFPIGAIDNAIDAGMQSTFGISTGLLLSGTITTLVFAYLVRFLAVSYNTVESSLSRIKPNLDDAARSLGCGTTRTLVQIHAPLMSGGLLTAAILVFVDVMKELPATLIVRPFNFDTLAVEVYRLAADERLAEAAAPALAIVAVGIIPVIALSRQITRTRPEEIDYR; encoded by the coding sequence ATGCCTACGCTCGACTCTCATCGCATTTTCAAACGTTCCTGGAATAGCTGGACGTTCTTGGTTATAGCGATCGCCTTACTGATTCTCGCTCCGATTGGAGTCGTACTCAGTAGTGTCTTGACTAACTCCGGCACGGTATGGAATCACCTTCTAGCCACAGTGCTGCCGGACTACATTAGTAGTTCTCTGTGGTTAATGCTGGGAGTTGGACTGTGTACGGTGGCGATTGGCGTAGGCACGGCATGGTTGGTGACAATGTGCCGATTTCCCGGACAGCGGCTATTAGAATGGGCGCTACTGCTACCATTAGCCGCTCCAGCTTACGTGTTGGCATACGTGTATACCGAGTTGTTAGAGTTTTACGGTCCGGTGCAGTTGGCACTGCGAGACATGTTTGGCTGGACGAGCGTGAATGACTACTGGTTTCCTACCGTTCGATCGCTTGGTGGCGCGATCGCCATTATCAGTCTCGTGCTGTATCCCTACGTTTACTTACTCAGCCGCGTGGCATTTTTAGAGCAGTCAGTTTGTACGCTAGAAGCAAGTCGGTTACTGGGATGCAATCCGTGGCGCAGCTTCACGCGAGTTGCATTGCCGCTGGCTAGACCAGCAATTGTCGCAGGAGTATCGCTGGTGCTGATGGAAACGCTGAATGATTTTGGTACGGTGCAATATTTTGCCGTGAATACATTTAGTGTTGGGATTTACCGCACCTGGTTTGGTATGGGCGATCGAATTGCTGCCTCGCAGCTATCGGCGTTGTTATTGGTGTTTGTGCTGTTACTAATCGGGCTGGAGCGCTGGTCTCGGCAGCAAACGCGCTATCACCACACGGGACGCTATCAGCGATTGTCTGCGTTTAAGTTACGGGGATGGCGAGCGATCGCTGCTGTCATCGTTTGTGGACTGCCGATCGCGCTGGGTTTTTTGATTCCTGCCGGACGCTTGCTGTACATGGCAACTAGCGATATTACCCACAACTTTAGCCAACGCTTTTGGGAGCTTTCTCGCCATAGTCTGATCCTAGCGGCAGTAACGGCAATAGTGGCAGTCGTCGTGTCGCCAATCCTGGCTTACGGTTTGCGGCTGAGTTCTAATTGGGGTATGCAGGTAGCGGTCAGAACGGCAACGGTGGGCTATGCAATTCCTGGCGCGGTGATTGCCGTGGGCGTGCTGTTTCCAATTGGGGCGATCGATAATGCTATAGATGCTGGGATGCAATCGACTTTCGGCATTTCTACCGGCTTGTTGCTCAGTGGCACAATTACAACGCTGGTATTTGCCTATTTGGTGCGCTTCTTGGCGGTGTCGTATAACACGGTTGAATCCAGCCTCAGCCGTATTAAACCCAACCTGGATGACGCGGCGCGATCGCTCGGCTGTGGCACGACCCGCACTCTGGTGCAGATTCACGCACCGTTAATGAGTGGCGGCTTGCTAACGGCAGCAATTTTAGTTTTTGTCGATGTGATGAAAGAATTGCCTGCGACACTCATCGTTCGTCCGTTTAACTTTGATACGCTGGCAGTGGAGGTATATCGGCTAGCAGCAGACGAGCGTTTGGCAGAGGCGGCTGCACCCGCATTGGCGATTGTCGCTGTTGGTATTATTCCTGTGATTGCTTTAAGTCGGCAGATTACCCGTACCAGACCGGAGGAAATTGACTACAGGTAG
- a CDS encoding histidine phosphatase family protein, with product MNLGKVKIWVGVGAYVLSGAAAIAGSDRAAEAAAERAIEIPDRASVMKIAQGGEGGEGGEGGSPAKPSTTTPNQGGEGGEGGSPAKPSTTTPSQGGEGGEGGEGGEGGEGGSPAKPPTTFTPRQGGEGGSPAKPSTTTPSQGGEGGEGGEAGTSFKDKLSGKQLLNALQNGGYVIYFRHAQTEKDYADQVSAKMGDCSTQRMLSEVGWQQSRTIGQAFEALKIPVGQVYSSEYCRAWQTADIAFGRTEKRAALNFPPAEDYTEAQKAQMRNAVMPFLTTTPADGSNTVVVGHDDVFDAATGIYPEPQGVAYIVKPDGKGKFEIVANMLPEEWAKMTQ from the coding sequence ATGAACTTAGGTAAGGTAAAAATCTGGGTAGGTGTGGGCGCTTACGTTCTTTCAGGCGCGGCTGCGATCGCAGGGTCAGATCGCGCCGCAGAAGCAGCTGCGGAAAGGGCGATCGAAATACCCGATCGCGCTTCAGTGATGAAGATAGCCCAAGGTGGCGAAGGTGGTGAAGGCGGTGAAGGTGGTAGCCCCGCCAAGCCTTCTACTACTACCCCTAACCAGGGCGGTGAAGGCGGTGAAGGTGGTAGCCCCGCCAAGCCTTCTACTACTACCCCTAGCCAAGGTGGTGAAGGTGGTGAAGGTGGTGAAGGTGGTGAAGGTGGTGAAGGTGGTAGCCCCGCTAAGCCCCCCACCACCTTTACTCCCAGGCAGGGTGGTGAAGGTGGTAGTCCCGCCAAGCCTTCTACTACTACCCCTAGCCAGGGTGGTGAAGGCGGTGAAGGCGGTGAAGCAGGAACATCATTCAAGGATAAGCTCAGTGGTAAGCAACTGTTAAATGCCTTGCAGAATGGTGGATATGTCATTTACTTCCGACATGCCCAAACTGAAAAGGATTATGCCGACCAAGTCTCTGCAAAAATGGGAGATTGTTCGACTCAGCGAATGCTAAGTGAAGTTGGCTGGCAGCAGTCACGGACGATCGGTCAAGCTTTTGAAGCGTTGAAGATTCCTGTGGGTCAAGTTTACTCTAGCGAGTATTGTCGTGCTTGGCAGACAGCAGATATTGCGTTTGGTCGCACTGAAAAGAGAGCAGCCTTAAATTTTCCACCTGCTGAAGATTACACCGAAGCCCAGAAAGCCCAAATGCGGAATGCGGTGATGCCATTCCTCACGACTACGCCTGCTGACGGAAGCAATACGGTAGTTGTGGGTCACGACGACGTGTTTGATGCGGCAACAGGAATTTATCCAGAGCCTCAAGGCGTTGCATACATTGTGAAGCCAGATGGCAAGGGGAAGTTTGAGATCGTCGCTAATATGTTGCCTGAAGAATGGGCAAAAATGACACAGTAA